The DNA window AAGAGTCCGTCTCCTGATGATACACGTAACACAGGGAAACTATTGCTGAATATAAGGCTGTAGCTTTCTGATGAATCAGCAGATATAAATTTCCCGCAGGCCAGGCGTACATGCCCCTGATCTGCGGGAAATTTTTGTGCCCGGATACCATGATCCGGATATATGATATTTACTCTGCCGTAAGACGGTTCCGTTTTAGGAAATGCCTGATCTCCGCCCAGGTCATCTGCCCTGCAATGGAATTCGGATTGCCATCATAGACATGCTCACCGTACGGTACCTCCATATAAGAAACCGGCAGCTTCATTTCCTTAGACTTGTTCACGAAATCCCGGATCGCTTCCACATTCACTACATGGTCAATCTCACCGGTCAGGATCAGTGTAGGAGAAATGCCTCCCGAAAGATGGTCTATCAGGTTCAGCTGTTTGAAACGCGCGGGAAACTGTACCGGGCTTCCTCCCAGATATTTGTTCATCGGGTCGTACAGGTCTACGGTTTTCCCTTCCCTGAGCTTCTGGTAAAGGTCTGAGAGGCTGACCGGCGGATACAATGCGATCACCGCAGCCGGCGGAGCGACTTGGCTTCCGTCATAAGAATGGGCGAAACCATCCCTTAACCCCAGATCAGCCTGCATCACAAGTGATCCTCCCGCAGAACCTCCAACCAGGATCATTTTTGAAGGATCGATATTGAATTCCTGTGCATGTTTCCGGATGTAGCTCATGCATGTTACTATGGAATTGACCGCACTTTCATAGGTCTGGCGGTCCTTTTTTGCCAGAGGATATTCAATCCCGAAAGAAGTATAGCCCCTTTGCGTAAACCAGTTCGCCGCGTATCCAAGCTGGTCTCTTTTCCCTTCGATAAAAGCGCCTCCATGAACCAGGACAACCGGGATAGTCGGTTTCCCTGATGGATTTTTCGGACGGTACACATCAAAGAGCTGCTTTTCACCATAGATCGTAAGGTAATGATGTGTTTCTGTAGGCTTAACAGGTTTTTCCAGACCTTTCAGGCTTGGGATAAGTGAAATTTCAGCATCATATTTTGACGCTGTGCGCAGCATGATCAGCATGAAAATGAGCTGGCCGGCCAGGAACAGTATGCCCAGGATCAGGTTAAATTTCCAGATCTTCCTCCCCGTATCCTGCTTTTTAAAAAACAGGAAGGCTGTGATGCATAAGACCAGCGCAAGAAGGATGAATCTCGAGTTGAACTGCGTTGCAAAAAGGCTGCTGTAGCCGCTGACCATCATAGGCCATTTCAGGTATACCGACAGGGTCAGAAGTGTGCACAGAAGCAGGATCACCATCAGGATCACTGCCAAAAACAGGTTAATAAA is part of the Chryseobacterium camelliae genome and encodes:
- a CDS encoding alpha/beta hydrolase — its product is MKKFINLFLAVILMVILLLCTLLTLSVYLKWPMMVSGYSSLFATQFNSRFILLALVLCITAFLFFKKQDTGRKIWKFNLILGILFLAGQLIFMLIMLRTASKYDAEISLIPSLKGLEKPVKPTETHHYLTIYGEKQLFDVYRPKNPSGKPTIPVVLVHGGAFIEGKRDQLGYAANWFTQRGYTSFGIEYPLAKKDRQTYESAVNSIVTCMSYIRKHAQEFNIDPSKMILVGGSAGGSLVMQADLGLRDGFAHSYDGSQVAPPAAVIALYPPVSLSDLYQKLREGKTVDLYDPMNKYLGGSPVQFPARFKQLNLIDHLSGGISPTLILTGEIDHVVNVEAIRDFVNKSKEMKLPVSYMEVPYGEHVYDGNPNSIAGQMTWAEIRHFLKRNRLTAE